A window of the Streptomyces albireticuli genome harbors these coding sequences:
- a CDS encoding helix-turn-helix domain-containing protein, with amino-acid sequence MPPRSTPTARQKRLGSELRKMRVAAGMTTEAAAKLLGVPRTNLPNMESGRSGISAERVRVLADHYGCTDARWVDALAAMASERVKGWWESYRNVLPQLALDLAESEHHATHHRSVEIVHIPGLLQTEDHIRTMFTYADPTRKSAEVEIRVAFRMDRRTVIEREVPIEFDAIVHEAALRIKVGGRKTARAQLRHLLTMAEQTNVTVRVIPFDAEGFAGAGNAMLYLSGAVPQLDTVQIDTAHGSIILDEDAQLRRYRDRLARITRSALGPRESLDLIHRIAEEM; translated from the coding sequence ATGCCCCCGAGGAGTACGCCGACCGCTCGCCAGAAGCGCCTCGGCTCGGAGCTGCGCAAGATGCGCGTCGCCGCAGGGATGACGACGGAGGCGGCCGCCAAGCTGCTGGGCGTACCTCGCACGAACCTGCCGAACATGGAGTCGGGGCGATCGGGCATCAGCGCGGAACGCGTTCGCGTACTCGCCGACCATTACGGCTGCACGGACGCGCGCTGGGTGGACGCGTTGGCCGCCATGGCGAGTGAACGTGTCAAAGGCTGGTGGGAAAGCTATCGCAACGTACTTCCCCAGCTGGCGTTGGACCTGGCCGAGTCCGAACATCACGCGACACACCACAGGTCGGTTGAGATCGTCCACATTCCTGGCCTCTTGCAGACCGAGGATCACATTCGCACAATGTTCACTTACGCCGACCCCACGAGGAAGTCGGCCGAGGTCGAAATCCGGGTCGCCTTCCGGATGGATCGCCGCACGGTGATCGAACGGGAAGTGCCGATCGAGTTCGATGCCATCGTCCACGAAGCCGCCCTACGGATCAAAGTAGGCGGCCGGAAAACCGCTCGCGCGCAGCTGCGGCACTTGCTCACGATGGCTGAGCAGACCAACGTGACCGTGCGCGTGATTCCCTTCGATGCCGAGGGTTTCGCCGGTGCGGGGAACGCGATGCTCTACCTCAGCGGTGCAGTACCCCAACTCGACACCGTACAGATCGACACTGCGCATGGAAGCATCATCCTCGACGAGGATGCACAGCTCAGGCGGTACCGAGACCGGTTGGCCAGGATCACCCGATCGGCCTTGGGGCCCCGGGAGTCACTGGACCTGATCCACCGGATCGCTGAAGAGATGTGA
- a CDS encoding thioesterase family protein has protein sequence MTSGAVGLPESFYRRVGDGRYESTSATAGPWSPDAQHAGPPSALLGRALERHEAREGFRVARVTLEIPHPVPVGELRVDVRTVRGGRRTELVEGEVSAGGRTVMLARAWRVAESPKDTPALRPEPTPPPLPGPQPPHGITGAHLDGYVSAMEWRFVSGGFDTPGPGVAWARQRVPLVAGEPDTPLTRALTLADSNWAVAFELDHARRLVINTDVTLALHRDPVGEWLCLSAATSASPSGSGLAVGRLDDAEGDCGRVVQTLLVAER, from the coding sequence ATGACGTCTGGCGCGGTGGGTCTGCCCGAGTCCTTCTACCGGCGCGTGGGTGACGGTCGTTACGAGAGTACGAGCGCCACGGCCGGCCCGTGGAGCCCGGACGCCCAGCACGCCGGGCCGCCGTCGGCGCTCCTCGGGCGCGCCCTGGAACGGCACGAGGCCCGGGAGGGCTTCCGGGTCGCGCGCGTGACGCTGGAGATCCCGCACCCGGTGCCGGTCGGCGAACTCCGGGTCGACGTGCGCACGGTCCGCGGGGGCCGGCGCACGGAGCTCGTCGAGGGCGAGGTCAGCGCGGGCGGCCGGACCGTCATGCTCGCACGGGCGTGGCGGGTGGCCGAGAGCCCGAAGGACACGCCCGCCCTCCGCCCGGAACCGACCCCGCCGCCCCTGCCGGGCCCGCAGCCACCGCACGGCATCACCGGCGCCCATCTCGACGGCTACGTCTCGGCGATGGAGTGGCGCTTCGTCTCCGGCGGCTTCGACACCCCGGGCCCGGGCGTCGCCTGGGCCCGCCAGCGCGTCCCCCTCGTCGCGGGCGAGCCCGACACCCCCCTCACCCGCGCCCTCACCCTCGCCGACAGCAACTGGGCCGTCGCCTTCGAACTCGACCACGCACGGCGTCTCGTCATCAACACGGACGTCACGCTGGCCCTCCACCGCGATCCGGTGGGCGAATGGCTCTGCCTGAGCGCGGCGACATCGGCGAGTCCGTCGGGGTCGGGGCTGGCGGTGGGGCGGCTGGACGACGCGGAGGGGGATTGCGGGCGGGTGGTGCAGACGCTGCTTGTCGCGGAGCGGTGA
- a CDS encoding acyl-CoA mutase large subunit family protein: MGTQEPRPERVRDGGSGRPRPPRLTESGFPVEPVYGPDALAAPGWDPAERLGAPGAYPFTRGVYPTMYTGRPWTMRQYAGFGTAAESNARYRQLIAHGGTGLSVAFDLPTQMGHDSDTALAGGEVGKVGVAVDSVEDMRVLFGGIPLGEVSTSMTINAPAALLLLMYQLVGEEQGVPAVALTGTVQNDVLKEYIARGTYIFPPKPSLRLVADTFRYCAAELPRWNTISISGYHMAEAGASPAQEIAFTLANGIEYVRTAVAAGMDVDGLAPRLSFFFVARTTILEEVAKFRAARRIWARVMRDEFGARDPKSLMLRFHTQTAGVQLTAQQPEVNLVRVAVQALAAVLGGTQSLHTNAFDEAIALPTDKAARLALRTQQVLAYETDVTATVDPFAGSYAVESLTDAVERAALDLMTRIADRGGAVAAIEDGFQKSEIERNAYRIAQETDAGERVVVGVNRYRLDEEEPYEPLRVDPAIEAQQVARLERLRAERDGRAVEAALTELRKAAGGTENVLYPMKDALRARATVGEVCGVLREVWGTYEPTERF; encoded by the coding sequence ATGGGCACCCAGGAGCCGAGGCCGGAGCGTGTGCGGGACGGGGGGAGCGGGCGCCCGCGTCCGCCGCGTCTGACCGAGTCCGGGTTCCCCGTCGAGCCGGTCTACGGCCCCGACGCCCTCGCCGCCCCCGGCTGGGACCCCGCCGAACGGCTGGGCGCCCCCGGCGCGTACCCCTTCACCCGCGGCGTCTACCCGACGATGTACACGGGCCGCCCCTGGACCATGCGCCAGTACGCGGGGTTCGGCACGGCCGCCGAGTCCAACGCCCGTTACCGGCAGCTCATCGCCCACGGCGGTACGGGCCTCTCCGTCGCCTTCGACCTGCCCACGCAGATGGGCCACGACTCGGACACCGCGCTCGCGGGCGGCGAGGTCGGCAAGGTGGGCGTCGCCGTCGACTCGGTCGAGGACATGCGGGTGCTCTTCGGCGGCATCCCGCTCGGCGAGGTCTCCACCTCGATGACCATCAACGCCCCGGCCGCGCTGCTCCTGCTGATGTACCAACTGGTCGGCGAGGAGCAGGGCGTACCGGCGGTGGCCCTCACCGGGACCGTCCAGAACGACGTCCTCAAGGAGTACATCGCCCGCGGCACGTACATCTTCCCGCCCAAGCCGTCGCTGCGGCTGGTCGCGGACACCTTCCGGTACTGCGCCGCCGAGCTCCCCCGGTGGAACACGATCTCGATCTCCGGCTACCACATGGCCGAGGCCGGGGCCTCGCCCGCGCAGGAGATCGCCTTCACCCTCGCCAACGGCATCGAGTACGTCCGTACGGCCGTCGCGGCCGGCATGGACGTCGACGGCCTCGCGCCGCGCCTGTCCTTCTTCTTCGTGGCCCGCACGACGATCCTGGAGGAGGTCGCGAAGTTCCGGGCGGCGCGGCGGATCTGGGCGCGGGTGATGCGCGACGAGTTCGGCGCGCGCGATCCCAAGTCGCTGATGCTGCGCTTCCACACCCAGACGGCGGGCGTCCAGCTCACCGCGCAGCAGCCCGAGGTCAACCTGGTGCGGGTGGCCGTCCAGGCCCTGGCGGCCGTCCTCGGCGGCACCCAGTCCCTGCACACCAACGCCTTCGACGAGGCCATCGCCCTGCCGACGGACAAGGCGGCCCGGCTGGCCCTGCGCACCCAGCAGGTGCTGGCCTACGAGACGGACGTGACGGCGACGGTCGACCCGTTCGCCGGTTCGTACGCCGTGGAGTCGCTGACGGACGCGGTCGAGCGGGCCGCGCTGGACCTCATGACGAGGATCGCGGACCGGGGCGGCGCGGTGGCCGCCATCGAGGACGGCTTCCAGAAGTCCGAGATCGAACGCAACGCCTACCGCATCGCCCAGGAGACGGACGCCGGCGAACGCGTGGTCGTCGGCGTCAACCGCTACCGGCTGGACGAGGAGGAGCCGTACGAGCCGCTGCGCGTCGACCCGGCGATCGAGGCCCAGCAGGTGGCCCGCCTGGAGCGGCTGCGCGCGGAGCGCGACGGGCGGGCGGTGGAGGCGGCGCTGACGGAGCTGCGGAAGGCGGCGGGCGGGACGGAGAACGTGCTGTACCCGATGAAGGACGCGCTGCGGGCACGGGCGACGGTGGGGGAGGTGTGCGGGGTGTTGCGGGAGGTGTGGGGCACGTACGAGCCGACGGAGCGGTTCTGA
- a CDS encoding RNA polymerase sigma factor has protein sequence MQGDDAELTAAVRAAQSGDETAFRTVYRAVHPRLLGYVRTLVGEPDAEDVASEAWLQIARDLERFTGDADRFRGWAARIARNRALDHIRMRGRRPAIGGDESELAARPADADTAGEALESLGTDRTLALIAQLPQDQAEAVVLRVVVGLDAKSAAGVLGKRPGAVRTAAHRGLRRLAELVTAADALPAQRRPSSTPPTSHTGANASAGVTQLRARTQKDM, from the coding sequence GTGCAGGGGGACGACGCTGAGCTGACGGCCGCGGTGCGCGCGGCGCAGAGCGGGGACGAGACGGCATTCCGTACCGTCTACCGTGCTGTTCACCCCCGCCTGCTCGGCTACGTCCGCACGCTCGTCGGCGAGCCGGACGCGGAGGACGTGGCCTCCGAGGCGTGGCTCCAGATCGCGCGCGACCTGGAGCGGTTCACCGGCGACGCGGACCGGTTCCGCGGCTGGGCCGCGCGGATCGCCCGCAACCGCGCGCTCGACCACATACGGATGCGGGGCCGGCGCCCGGCCATCGGCGGCGACGAGAGCGAACTCGCGGCCCGGCCCGCCGACGCGGACACCGCGGGCGAGGCCCTGGAGTCCCTCGGCACCGACCGCACCCTCGCGCTCATAGCCCAGCTCCCTCAGGACCAGGCGGAGGCCGTCGTGCTGCGAGTCGTCGTCGGCCTCGACGCGAAGAGCGCGGCCGGGGTGCTCGGCAAGCGGCCGGGCGCGGTCCGCACCGCCGCCCATCGCGGCCTGCGGCGGCTGGCCGAGCTGGTGACGGCGGCCGACGCGCTCCCCGCGCAGCGGCGGCCCTCTTCGACGCCCCCGACGTCACACACCGGAGCGAACGCTTCTGCCGGTGTGACGCAATTGCGTGCGCGGACGCAGAAGGACATGTGA
- a CDS encoding sensor histidine kinase, whose amino-acid sequence MGGIAVVDGTGGGVFAEGVRGLRRSLTLWGLGIAATVMSFLVLGVVVSLPGLGLLVLPAVVGGVRRVANRQRELAGAWSGEPVPVPYTPEPADKGLLARCRWIAQDTQTWRDWLWVTLDPVVGVTLAFLPIGLILSGFWGMGLAFFGAELSAEWDGLWFDFIPVEGPRTAVLAGVLGVLHLPLALWLAPRTVRAHGAWTRSLLAPSEVARMADRIEHLSVTRSDAVDTQMAEIRRIERDLHDGAQARLVAMGMTLDAAEHLLDSNPEAVRSLLIEARKSSSKALEELRDLVRGIHPPVLADRGLADAVRALALVSPLTAEVVVDLPGRPEPPVESAVYFAVSEILANAAKHSGGDRVWVDLRYDRGMLRVGITDDGRGGADIARGTGLRGIERRLATFDGVLAVSSPLNGPTLVTMEIPCVLSSPKTTSC is encoded by the coding sequence ATGGGTGGGATCGCGGTCGTGGACGGTACGGGCGGCGGTGTGTTCGCGGAGGGGGTGCGCGGCCTGCGGCGGTCGTTGACGCTGTGGGGGCTGGGGATCGCGGCGACCGTCATGTCGTTCCTGGTCCTCGGGGTGGTGGTCTCGCTCCCCGGGCTGGGGCTGCTGGTGCTGCCGGCGGTCGTGGGCGGCGTCCGGCGGGTGGCCAACCGGCAGCGGGAGCTGGCGGGCGCGTGGTCGGGGGAGCCGGTCCCGGTCCCGTACACGCCGGAACCGGCCGACAAGGGGCTGCTGGCGCGCTGCCGGTGGATCGCCCAGGACACCCAGACCTGGCGGGACTGGCTGTGGGTGACGCTCGACCCGGTCGTGGGCGTGACGCTGGCGTTCCTGCCGATCGGCCTGATCCTGAGCGGGTTCTGGGGCATGGGCCTCGCCTTCTTCGGGGCGGAGCTGTCGGCGGAGTGGGACGGGCTCTGGTTCGACTTCATCCCGGTCGAGGGGCCGAGGACAGCGGTGCTCGCCGGCGTGCTGGGCGTACTCCACCTGCCGCTCGCCCTGTGGCTCGCCCCGCGCACGGTCCGCGCCCACGGCGCCTGGACCCGCTCGCTGCTCGCCCCGAGCGAGGTGGCGCGGATGGCCGACCGCATCGAGCACCTGTCCGTCACCCGCTCCGACGCCGTCGACACGCAGATGGCCGAGATCCGCCGTATCGAACGCGACCTCCACGACGGCGCGCAGGCCCGGCTGGTGGCGATGGGCATGACCCTGGACGCGGCCGAGCACCTCCTCGACTCGAACCCGGAGGCCGTGCGTTCGCTGCTGATCGAGGCCCGGAAGTCCTCCTCCAAGGCCCTGGAGGAACTCCGCGACCTCGTCCGGGGCATCCACCCACCGGTGCTCGCCGACCGCGGCCTCGCCGACGCGGTACGTGCCCTCGCCCTGGTCAGCCCGCTGACCGCCGAGGTCGTCGTCGACCTCCCGGGCCGGCCGGAGCCGCCGGTGGAGTCGGCCGTCTACTTCGCGGTGTCCGAGATCCTGGCCAACGCGGCCAAGCACTCCGGCGGCGACCGGGTCTGGGTGGACCTCCGTTACGATCGCGGCATGCTGCGGGTCGGCATCACGGACGACGGCCGCGGCGGCGCGGACATCGCGCGCGGCACGGGGTTGCGGGGCATCGAGCGGCGGCTCGCCACGTTCGACGGCGTCCTCGCCGTCAGCAGCCCCCTCAACGGCCCGACCCTGGTGACGATGGAGATCCCGTGCGTGTTGTCCTCGCCGAAGACCACTTCCTGCTGA
- a CDS encoding LuxR C-terminal-related transcriptional regulator, translated as MRVVLAEDHFLLRDGLVRLLGAFGHDVVAAVDNGPDLLAALTTHRPDVAVVDVRLPPTFADEGLRAALAARSRLPALPVLLLSQYVEPLYARELLADGAGAVGYVLKDRVSNGAEFMTTIRCVADGGTVMDPEVVTKLLSSKDRDQGVGSLTPREREVLAALAEGRSNAGIAEALFITEKAVAKHIGNIFPKLGLHACDSDNRRVLAVLAYLER; from the coding sequence GTGCGTGTTGTCCTCGCCGAAGACCACTTCCTGCTGAGGGACGGCCTCGTACGCCTCCTCGGCGCCTTCGGCCACGACGTGGTGGCCGCGGTCGACAACGGCCCGGACCTGCTCGCCGCCCTCACCACCCACCGCCCGGACGTCGCCGTCGTCGACGTCCGCCTCCCCCCGACCTTCGCCGACGAGGGCCTCCGCGCGGCCCTCGCGGCCCGCTCGCGGCTCCCCGCCCTGCCGGTGCTCCTCCTCTCCCAGTACGTGGAGCCGCTCTACGCCCGCGAACTCCTCGCGGACGGCGCGGGCGCGGTCGGCTACGTCCTCAAGGACCGGGTCTCCAACGGCGCGGAGTTCATGACCACGATCCGGTGCGTCGCGGACGGCGGCACGGTCATGGACCCCGAGGTCGTCACGAAGTTGCTTTCCAGCAAGGACCGGGACCAGGGCGTGGGCAGCCTGACGCCGCGCGAGCGGGAGGTTCTGGCCGCCTTGGCCGAAGGCCGCTCCAACGCGGGGATCGCGGAGGCGCTGTTCATCACGGAGAAGGCGGTGGCCAAGCACATCGGGAACATCTTCCCGAAGCTGGGGCTGCACGCGTGCGACTCGGACAACCGGCGGGTGCTGGCGGTTCTGGCCTACCTGGAGCGGTGA
- a CDS encoding DUF397 domain-containing protein → MFSPIVWQKSSYSSGCEDENCVELSRTAAAVHLRESDAPTVSLALTPLRLAGLIHTVKAGVHDRGQ, encoded by the coding sequence ATGTTCTCACCTATCGTCTGGCAGAAGTCCTCCTATTCCAGCGGTTGCGAGGACGAGAACTGCGTCGAACTCAGCAGAACCGCGGCTGCCGTTCACCTCCGTGAGAGCGACGCCCCCACCGTTTCTCTCGCCCTCACACCCCTCCGCCTCGCGGGCCTCATCCATACCGTCAAGGCCGGCGTCCACGACAGGGGACAGTGA
- a CDS encoding VOC family protein: MPDSAVPGSTLPGGPAVPPPTVADRWFRTWPDSSVLDRPRLMARSLIDLADLDDRIVFYERLLGVPADLRMPIPDFGGLELAAVGNLLLIASERPFTPVQRRTAYSLIVPSLAGQLALLERTGTSVLEPVETILPGSRARVRYPDGLLAELVEHRPRPGERPDPRPGTAVPEPVATGVRLLPRCAVPAERFADAVRFYETALEAEAETGVLPGRPDGGAGPVLVGNLLLVAHDGPAEPVSFALLAPSAEKVAALAGTGRHSGRTVSGRTLMPLASGVSAEVWEGFPDPAAAAGRRS, translated from the coding sequence ATGCCCGACAGCGCCGTACCGGGGAGCACCCTGCCGGGAGGCCCGGCCGTACCGCCGCCGACGGTCGCGGACCGGTGGTTCCGGACGTGGCCCGACTCGTCGGTCCTGGACCGGCCGCGGCTGATGGCCAGGTCCCTGATCGACCTCGCCGACCTGGACGACCGGATCGTGTTCTACGAGCGTCTCCTCGGCGTCCCGGCCGACCTGCGCATGCCGATCCCCGACTTCGGCGGGCTCGAACTGGCGGCGGTGGGCAACCTCCTGCTGATCGCCAGCGAGCGGCCGTTCACGCCGGTACAGCGGCGGACGGCGTACTCGCTGATCGTGCCGTCGCTGGCGGGCCAGCTCGCCCTGCTGGAGCGTACGGGGACGAGCGTGCTGGAGCCCGTCGAGACGATCCTGCCGGGGTCGCGGGCCCGGGTGCGCTACCCGGACGGGCTGCTCGCGGAGCTCGTCGAGCACCGGCCGCGGCCGGGCGAGCGGCCCGACCCGCGCCCGGGGACGGCCGTGCCGGAGCCGGTGGCCACGGGCGTGCGGCTGCTCCCGCGCTGCGCGGTGCCGGCGGAACGCTTCGCGGACGCCGTGCGGTTCTACGAGACGGCGCTGGAGGCGGAGGCCGAGACGGGTGTGCTGCCGGGCCGCCCGGACGGCGGCGCCGGGCCGGTGCTCGTGGGGAACCTGCTGCTGGTGGCCCACGACGGGCCGGCCGAGCCCGTCTCGTTCGCCCTGCTGGCGCCTTCGGCGGAGAAGGTGGCCGCGCTGGCGGGAACGGGCCGGCACTCCGGCCGGACGGTGAGCGGCCGGACGCTGATGCCGCTCGCGAGCGGGGTGTCGGCGGAGGTCTGGGAGGGGTTTCCGGACCCCGCCGCGGCGGCGGGGCGCCGGTCCTGA